The Paenibacillus tianjinensis genome has a window encoding:
- the flgB gene encoding flagellar basal body rod protein FlgB yields MGLLNSVSFQRLQGGLDAANKRQSILANNVANADTPGFKRSDVSFESVLAAQESGLKPTLGAKVTDSRHFQFGNVSAVPSAVVSTDETTSMNNNDNNVDMDREMALSAENQLRYNSYVQQLNSQISMMRTVIQGG; encoded by the coding sequence ATGGGTTTGCTGAATAGTGTCAGTTTTCAACGATTACAGGGAGGCCTTGATGCCGCCAACAAGCGACAAAGCATTTTAGCCAATAACGTAGCCAATGCCGACACACCCGGATTTAAACGTTCAGACGTTTCTTTTGAAAGTGTGCTTGCCGCACAGGAAAGTGGACTGAAACCGACGCTTGGTGCGAAGGTAACGGATTCTCGCCACTTCCAATTCGGAAATGTGTCTGCTGTACCGTCTGCGGTCGTTAGCACAGATGAAACCACCTCGATGAATAACAACGACAATAATGTGGATATGGACCGGGAGATGGCGCTCAGTGCTGAGAACCAGCTCAGGTATAACTCTTATGTCCAGCAGTTGAACAGTCAAATCTCGATGATGCGCACTGTAATTCAAGGGGGGTAA